CATCAGCGGTCTTCTGCGCGAACGACAGCCCGACCGGGCACACGTCGCGGATGAAGGTGGGGATCGCGTCTCCGGTGGTCTTCTGCGTGGTCAGGAAGGTCATGAATCCGACCGAGCGGCCCTTCTTCACCAGGTCCTCCACCAGGCGGGCGTTCTCCGCCGCGAGCGCGGCCAGCTTCTTGGTGGCCGGGTCGGAGCCCTTGTGGTCGCGGAAGTAGGTGTGGGCCTCGTCGATGATGACGACGATCAGCGGCCAGTCTTCCGAGGGACCGACGTGCCACATGTTCTTCACGCCCAGCACGCGGCGGATGCTCGCGGAGCGGGCACGGCGCAGCTCCACCAGCTCCTTCAGCTTCTTGTTGGCCTCCTCCAGGTCGTCCCCGCAGAACTCGAAGGCCCGCTGCACGAGGTCGGCGTAGTCGCCCTCATAGGCGTGGGAGACCTTGCCATCGAAGAAGACGAACTGGATGGCCGGCGAAGGTGCCCAGTCGCACACCAGCCGGTTCACGCATGACGTCTTCCCGAAGCCCGGAAGGCCGCCCATGGCCACCCCGGGGACCTCCTTCAGGGGCACGACCACGGGCATGCCGTACTCGTCCACCCCCAGTTCCCACACCGCGTACTCCTCCGGCGGGCGGCCGGTGGGCTCGTGAACGGTCGGCACGATCAGCGGATCCACCCGCACCCCGCGCAGGGTCACCTGCCCCGGCTTGTCTCCCGGCAGCGCGGACACGCGGGCCATGCGCCACGCATCCGCCAGATAGGGAGTGGCCTTCTGGAACTCCGCCAGGCCAACGCCCGGCAGACAGGTCGCCTGTGCGATCACCCCGTACTCGTCATGCGTGACCTTCAGAGCGGGGACCAGGACGCGGGGCTTGGGCGGCTTGCCGTCCGAGTTCGACAGCGAGGCCAGCGGGGTCGGCATCTTGTCCGTGGCGCACAGCTTCAGCATCTGCGCGAGCCGCTTCCAGGTCCGCCGCACGCGCACGGCCTGCCGGATGGAACGCCGGGTCATGGCATCGGCCCGCAGGTAGCGCACCACCCACCACACCGACCAGCCGACCAGCACGGCCAGCGCCATGCCGACCACCAGGGTGCCGTAGCCGAAGGCCCCTCCGGTCGGGTCGTTGTCCTTCATGTGTTGCTCTCCTGAAAGTCGTAGAGAAAGGCCGCGAGAGCCGTTTCGAGGGCCGCCCGATCCGAGGCGGTGAGGCGGGGGAAGCCGTAGCCGACGAGCACGGCTGCCACCGAGTTGATGAGGGAGTCACTGATCCGGGCATCCGGCCCGGCGCAAGGCAGTGGGTAACTGCGCTCGACGCCGGACCGGAAAGCAGTGCTGCTCACGCCGCCTCTGCGGCCGACTCCGGGACACCGACCAGGTTCAGGCGCTCCGCGCGGTAGGCGATGCCGTCCGAGAGCGATCCGTTGAAGATCCGGGCCCACGGCGTGGCGAACAGCTCCACCGGCATGACCGGCACACCCGGCTTGAGGCCGTTCGGGAGGCCGGTCTCCGGAACGGTGATCTTCATCGCCTCTGCGCGGTCCTCTTCCATGAAGAAGAGGGTGATCGTGAACAGCTTCGCGCCGGTCTCCCGGTCCACGGCGAACTGGGTCTTCTCGGCGTCCGCGTACTTCGGCACCGGGAGGTTGCCGGTCATGAACGACGAGGACGGGAGCAGGCCAACACGGATACGAGCCATGGGTGTTACGTCCCTTCGGTAGGTGCTCCACCGGGGTGGCGAAGCGAGATCAACGGTGCACTACCCGCCAAGAGTGCGTCAAGCGCTTAGCGCACATCGCGCCTAGGTTGGGGTGAGCCTCTGGGAAAACGAGGAGGTGCAACAGGGTCTTACTGCGGTAGACGGGCCAGGCCCGCTACCCTCGGGCTATGAAGCTGCCCAAGGACTCCGACACCCCGCCATACCGCTTGGTCGCCGAGGAGCTGCGGCGGCAGATTCGGTCCGGCCGGCTCAAGCCGGGTGAGCGAGTCCCTTCGTCTCGCGACCTAGAGGCGACCTACGAGATCGCGAACATGACCGCGCGATCCGCCCTGCGCATGTTGCGCGACGAAGGGCTGATCAACACCATGCCCGGCCGGGGCAATTTCGTCGCTGACCCCCTGCCGGAGGCCGACCCGAAGGCCGGCGCTCCCGAGGTCGCAACCGGCGGGCAGATGCCCACGCGGGAATACGTTGAACTGTCCGAACGGCTGGATGCCATAAATGCCAGGCTGGACGCTCTGTTCCAGGTCTTCGGGCAGCTCGGTGGCGTCACTGAGGCGAAGAAGCCGCCGAAGAAGTAGCGCGACCGCTTTCGAGCAGCCGGCGTGCCAAATCTTCGAGCCGCGCCACCTTGTCTTCAACTTCCTTGAGCTTCACCGCTATCAGTGCTGCCTCGTGCTCGTTCATTTCCACCCGTTCGCTGTCGTGCCGTTGTTGCATGTCGAGATCAGCCAACCGCCGGGGGCTTGCCCGAAGGCTTGCCCAGCGGTCATCCGCCACCGGATGAGGGCTTGCCCGTGCCGCTCGGCAAGCCGTCAACGCGGCTGTTGAGTCAGGTCTACCGACCGGACCGGACAGGTGCGAGAGCCCCGACTCAGCGCTCCCGCCGGGCGGGCAGAAACCTTCCTTCGCGTTCCGCCACACGGGACCGCGCCTTTTCTGTGCGCTCATGACGCTCGTCCTTCCAGCCGTCCGGGTAGTGCATCAAGGGTCTGGAGAAACGCCGGTTTGGGTAACCGGCGATCGTCGGCTATGTTTCGCCGCCCCGTCTTGAGAGGCACCCATAGAGGTCGGTTTTTCGGGTCGCGTGTGACCTGCAATCGATGTGACGCCGTTCACTTCTAGCCCCTTCTGTACCTAGCGCCTCCGGGTCTTCCGGAGCGCGCGAAGCAGATCACCGAAAGCGGACACCTTCGCCGCGACGAGCGACCCCCTCGCTTCCTACAGGTACGGAAAAGCCCTCCGGTGTGACGACGCCTCTTGTGACCTGCTCCATATAGGTCAGGTGCGCCGCCCGCTTTTCCGCAGGCCCCAACCATGCGCCAGTCACCCTGTGGATAGATTCTGCCGATCTCGCAAACAGACGGGTGCGAAACGGGCTATCGCTATGAGTACCGGGTGAAACGTGGCAAAACAGCTCACTCCCTGCTAGCCGAAGCGGCCGAAGGGGTGAGCTGTCCAAAGTTTCTTTACTGGATCAAGGCGGCCCGCTGGCGCGGGCCGCGCGGCGCGGCGGCCCCAGGCCGCCGCTGGCTCCATGTCTCCGCCACCGCCTGCGACGGCCCCCGCCCGCTCGCGCCGCAAAAGCCCGAGGAGCGGGCAGCCAGACCTGCGAAGAATCCCGCCAGCCGTCCCACGGCGAGCACGGCTGGCAGGAGCGAGGCGCTCGCCAAGTCCGCATCGGTCACTGCGGATTGCCGCCCCACCAGCTGTTCCCGGTGGCTGGCCTGCTGTCCATCCGTCAGGCGGGGCTGGTGACAGCGCTCAGGCTGCAACGTGGCCGAGACCGTAACGGATTGGGGAAGCGTGGCTGGGGCCGGTGGGGGGTTGCTGGAGGCACACGTGGCGGGTGCTTGTTCGGCGCACCCGCCGTCGTGGCTGATTTTCTGTGGCTGAGGTCGCCAACGGCATGGGTCGGCTGTAGGGGCTCGCGCTTCGTGGCACACGCCGGGCAGTAGCGGTCCTCCAGTGCAGTCGAGCACGCCCTTCCGCAGTACGACTGGGATCCGGTCCTACGCCGCGATCAGTCCGCTCCGGGAGGCTGTCCCATCGCCTGGGCGCTGACCGTAGCGGTGACCTTCGCCCCGGGATAGCGCCCCTCCAGCTCCTTGACCAGGCTCTGCACCCGGCGGGGGGTCTCCCCCGGGCTGACGCCCCGCAACACGGGAAGTGGCGGCGATTCCTCGCCGTTGGACCAGGACCCTTCGATGACCAGGTCCGGGCCGATCATCCGGGATCCTCGTTCCCGAGCCTCTTGGACCGCCCAGTCCGGCGGGGCCGTTCTCGACACCCTCAAGGTCAGGACGCGGCCGGCGTACCGTCCTTCTCGGACGGGCTCGGGAATCGCTGGCTGCGCGCGGCGCGGCTCCAGTGGGTGTCCGCGGCCGATCGGCCACAGCCTGGGGGCGTGAAGCTCGCTGATGTAGGGCTGGAGGTACGGCCTGCCGGTTTCTGGGTTGGTGGTCTTACGGGCCTGCTCGATCCAGCGCTCGTATTTGCGGGAGGGCTGCGCACGCTCACCCTCGGCTTCCACCAGAGGGAGGTCGTAGACCTCCGAGATAGCGCGCTTCGGGGAGAGGCCAAGCTTGAGCGCGTAGTTGTACATCGTGCCGATGGTGGCGGCCCGCAACTGCACACCGTCCGTCTTCTTCTTGTGCGGTGTTGGAAGGGCCAGGGAGACCACCCAGATCGAGCTGCGGGGGAGTTCCTTGGCCGCCTCAGCCGCCTTCCTGATGCGCCGGACCAGTTCGGGGTCGTCGGTCGGTCGCCGGGCGTTGCTCCGGGTCCGAGGAGGCGGGATGTCCCGGACGGTGCGCGCGCTCCAGGTCGACCAGTCGATGTCGACCTCTATCACCCACCCCGGCCACCCGTAGAGATTCCGCAGGGTGACGCCGGTCTCGGTGAGGTCCATCTCGATCTCACCGAACCCCATGCCGAATGCCATACGGCCACTATCTCGCAAGCCCTCGTTCAGCACCGTCCCGGTCGTCCGGAGAACACCCCCGATTTTGTCGGGCAGGATCTCCCGACGATCGCAACGATGCTCGTGCCATGACCAACAGCAGCTCCACTCAGACGCCTTCCGCCCAGCCCCAGCAGTCCTACCCGGCTCCCGCAGGCCCGGCTGCCGCGGCCCTGGTCCCTCTCCTGATCCTGCTCTTCGTCCTCGTCATCCTCATCATCGGAGCCGGCCTGCTCTACGTGACGATCGCGCACCCCTCGCTCGCGACCCCGCTCACAGTCGCGGTCGCCGGCGTAACCCTCGTCATCACGATCGTGGGTGCGATTGCCGCCTTCCTCGCCATCGCCAGGAGGTAGATTCCCGGCCCACAAATGGTGGGTTCTCACCACCACAGCAAACGAGCGAGCCCCTGGGACCGCGAACCGGTCCGAGGCTCGCTTCTGCTGCTTTGCCATCAGAGCGCCTCCTTCTCACAGACCAGAGAAGGCGGCGCGGCCCGGAGCTATGCGGCTGTGGTGTCGGTGAAGCCGAGGGAGGTGAGTCCTTCGGTCTGGCAGAGGTGGTCGGAGGGGCCGTCGACTTCGGTCTGGAGGAGTTGGTAGGCGGCGCCGTGGGATTGGCCCCAGTGCATGGCGGCCCGCCACAGGACACGCCCGAGGCCCTGGCCTCGGGCTTCGGGCAGGACGGCGAAGTACTGGGGCATGAGCTGGGGGCGTCCGATGGCGTCGGGCTGGATCTCCATGGGGCCGATCGCGCCCACGATGCGGTCCTCGACGGCGGCGGCGAGGACCGGGCCGCACCGGCCGGCCTGCATCTGGGTGTGGAGGAAGGCCAGGCCATCGCCCGCCATGGCCTCGGCGAACGGGGCGAAGGTCTCCTGCACGCTGGTCGGCCAGGCGGTGACGGGGTGGACCGGACTGTCCGGGGCGGGGCAGGGGCCAGCGGTGAAGTCCTTCAACTGGATGCGGGTACCGCGCGGGTGTGCGGTCCCGGGGCCGAGGGGGCGTACGACCCGGGCGTTGACCACGTCATGCGCGGCGGCGAGCTTGGTTGCCAGCTCGGCGGCCTCATCCACGAGGCTGTCGCGGAGCCCGTAGGCGAAGACCTTCACAGTGCCGCGTCCGCGCCGAGTCAGGGTGGGGATGAGGGTGTGCTCGGGCTGGTGGACCACATCCTCGCGGAGGACTTTCTCGTCCTTCTCACCACCCCAGCGCCGGTCCTTGTCGTAGGGCAGGAAGCCCCCGGTGTCGGCCGCTCGCAGGGTGTCCTCGAAGAGGTCGACGGTCAGGGTGTCGGGGTGGACGGGACCGAGAGTCGGCACGATCGGTGCGGCCAGTTGGGGCCGGAGCCAGTCCCAGCGGAAGAACATGAGCGGCACCCTAACGGTGAGCCGGTCAGGGCTCAGGCCCCGACGCGAGCACGCCGGGGCCTGAACGGAGTTGACCGGATCGTGTCGGTCAGTGGGGGTTGTCGTCCCCGGCGTCGCAGGAGCACTCTGCGCTCTCCACGATCACGTCGAGGTCCTGGACGGCGGTGATCGACGCGGTTGCGACGGGTGGGGCGGCGCGGCGGGCCGAGGTCGGCGGGCCGGGGAGGATGGTCACCGGTACGGGCGGGGTCATGAGGCGTTCTCCTTGTCTCCGTGCTGGCAGTAGCTGTGCAGCGGCGCCTTCGCCTCCTGGTAGTGCTTGGCCAGGGGGCGGCAGACCCGGCAGGTGCCGGACAGGGCGCAGCCTTCGCACCCACCGGTGCGAAGCATGAGGCGGTCGGCGATGGCGCCGAGCCGGGTGAGGCCGTCGATGCCTTCGGCCATCAGGTCGATCTGGTCGTCGCGCCCGACCTTGCAGATCGAGACCTTTGCGTGCGGGTCGGCGTGGAAGAAGGTGTGTCCCGCGTTGCAGCCGGCGAACGGCTTGCGCTGCCGCAGGTGGGCGGCGGACTGGGCGAGCAGCGGCTCTCCGCCGCCGTAGATCGTGGGCGTCATGTTCGTGTACGCGTGGTTCTCGACGTTCCACTCGTCGGCGAGGGCGGCCATCTCGTCGGCCTCGGAGGCGTTGTCCTCGGTCACCACGACGTTGATGCGCAGAGGAAGCCCCGCCTCTCGCGCCGCGTCCATACCGCGCCGGAACGCCTTCCACGCCCCACGGCGCTGGGTGAGCGTGTCGAAGGACTCCTCGCTCGCCCCGTACATGCTGACCACCAGCCGGTAGGGCGGGCAGTCGCGGAAGAGCTTCAGGAGGTCCGGACGCCAGAGCAGCGAGCCGTTGGTGGAGATGGTGAGCATCATCCCGGCCTGCCAGGCGTAACGGTAGGCGCCCTGGAAGTGGGGGTCCATGGTGGGTTCGCCGCCGGTGATCTGGAGCCAGAGGACGCCTGCCTCGCGCATGATGTCCAGCAGCCGCACCTTGTCCTCCCAGCCGAGGCCGGAGAAGGGCCGCTCGCCGAGGTAGCAGTGCCTGCAGCCGAAGTTGCAGCCGAGGTTGATCTCCCAGGAGGCCCGGCAGTAGCCGTACGGGGACGGCTCGCGCACCAGCACGGTGCCCTGTGCGGTCTGGCCACCCAGGTCCAGGCCCCACACGTCGGCAGCGGTCTGCACCGCCCAGACGGGAAGCGACTCACCGTCAGTGGCGGCCTGGCGCAGGCCCTCGTAGTGGT
This is a stretch of genomic DNA from Streptomyces sp. R44. It encodes these proteins:
- a CDS encoding cell division protein FtsK, which gives rise to MKDNDPTGGAFGYGTLVVGMALAVLVGWSVWWVVRYLRADAMTRRSIRQAVRVRRTWKRLAQMLKLCATDKMPTPLASLSNSDGKPPKPRVLVPALKVTHDEYGVIAQATCLPGVGLAEFQKATPYLADAWRMARVSALPGDKPGQVTLRGVRVDPLIVPTVHEPTGRPPEEYAVWELGVDEYGMPVVVPLKEVPGVAMGGLPGFGKTSCVNRLVCDWAPSPAIQFVFFDGKVSHAYEGDYADLVQRAFEFCGDDLEEANKKLKELVELRRARSASIRRVLGVKNMWHVGPSEDWPLIVVIIDEAHTYFRDHKGSDPATKKLAALAAENARLVEDLVKKGRSVGFMTFLTTQKTTGDAIPTFIRDVCPVGLSFAQKTADAAVAALGDDIREWPDASPVTLQDPAYVGVAVMSQHGRPGFIRIRTPYVADRDATSVAEATAHLVQHPARLLEDLTGRTVVDLTKEDPEPPAMAA
- a CDS encoding GNAT family N-acetyltransferase translates to MFFRWDWLRPQLAAPIVPTLGPVHPDTLTVDLFEDTLRAADTGGFLPYDKDRRWGGEKDEKVLREDVVHQPEHTLIPTLTRRGRGTVKVFAYGLRDSLVDEAAELATKLAAAHDVVNARVVRPLGPGTAHPRGTRIQLKDFTAGPCPAPDSPVHPVTAWPTSVQETFAPFAEAMAGDGLAFLHTQMQAGRCGPVLAAAVEDRIVGAIGPMEIQPDAIGRPQLMPQYFAVLPEARGQGLGRVLWRAAMHWGQSHGAAYQLLQTEVDGPSDHLCQTEGLTSLGFTDTTAA
- a CDS encoding GntR family transcriptional regulator, producing MKLPKDSDTPPYRLVAEELRRQIRSGRLKPGERVPSSRDLEATYEIANMTARSALRMLRDEGLINTMPGRGNFVADPLPEADPKAGAPEVATGGQMPTREYVELSERLDAINARLDALFQVFGQLGGVTEAKKPPKK
- a CDS encoding radical SAM protein; this translates as MAHALIASPFLDGHLLLKPGARAGARISPDHYEGLRQAATDGESLPVWAVQTAADVWGLDLGGQTAQGTVLVREPSPYGYCRASWEINLGCNFGCRHCYLGERPFSGLGWEDKVRLLDIMREAGVLWLQITGGEPTMDPHFQGAYRYAWQAGMMLTISTNGSLLWRPDLLKLFRDCPPYRLVVSMYGASEESFDTLTQRRGAWKAFRRGMDAAREAGLPLRINVVVTEDNASEADEMAALADEWNVENHAYTNMTPTIYGGGEPLLAQSAAHLRQRKPFAGCNAGHTFFHADPHAKVSICKVGRDDQIDLMAEGIDGLTRLGAIADRLMLRTGGCEGCALSGTCRVCRPLAKHYQEAKAPLHSYCQHGDKENAS